Proteins found in one Schistocerca serialis cubense isolate TAMUIC-IGC-003099 chromosome 5, iqSchSeri2.2, whole genome shotgun sequence genomic segment:
- the LOC126481404 gene encoding serine protease snake-like → MAALGYQVPGKKELSWLCAGSLISDQYVLTAAHCCNNRDRPAPVRVQLGTANLSSSRAGSSRYGISDIVIHADYSRSSYRADIALLRLDRRVSFSRTVSPACLYTRGGDPPAALIVTGWGATNPLGTKQSRVLQEGTVRSLPFSRCQQYRQRFPEGLDSSVICAGDPQGVVAICDGDSGGPLLAKEDTFTYSIVGITSIGPSPCGGNIPSLYTRVSSYIDWIEKYVWP, encoded by the exons GCTGCCCTCGGCTACCAGGTGCCGGGCAAGAAGGAGCTGAGCTGGCTGTGTGCCGGCTCCCTAATCAGCGACCAGTACGTGCTGACGGCGGCGCACTGCTGCAACAACAGGGACAG ACCGGCGCCAGTCAGGGTGCAGCTGGGCACGGCCAACCTGAGCTCCTCCAGGGCCGGCAGCTCGCGCTACGGCATCAGCGACATCGTCATCCACGCGGACTACAGCAGGTCCTCCTACAGGGCCGACATCGCGCTGCTCAGGCTGGACAGGAGGGTCTCGTTCAGCAGGACCGTCTCGCCGGCCTGCCTCTACACCAGGGGCGGCGACCCGCCGGCCGCTCTGATCGTCACCGGCTGGGGGGCCACCAACCCCCTGG GTACAAAGCAGAGTCGAGTTCTGCAAGAGGGCACCGTCCGGTCGCTTCCCTTCTCACGCTGCCAGCAGTACAGGCAGAGGTTCCCAGAAGGCCTCGATTCGTCTGTTATCTGCGCTGGTGATCCACAAGGAGTGGTTGCCATCTGTGAC GGTGATTCTGGGGGTCCCCTCCTTGCAAAAGAAGACACCTTCACCTACTCGATCGTCGGAATAACTAGCATAGGACCCAGTCCATGCGGAGGAAACATCCCAAGCCTATACACCCGTGTTTCCAGCTACATTGACTGGATAGAAAAATACGTCTGGCCATAG